A window of the Haloquadratum walsbyi C23 genome harbors these coding sequences:
- a CDS encoding PhnE/PtxC family ABC transporter permease, producing MSTDTLDEILSRIERAVLIRRIFWSIAVTLAVGAVYFGTGFLGARPVPELIRFAQFEFFAAELIKYVQPNFVDLTFYTQNNNISGLAAIIASVTHPGSIVTTISSLRSSLIISAVVMTLTIGAVGTILGFPFALFFGVLGSERVTPFPFNFVFRGVMSAIRAIPALVWVFIYAALVPLSPLTAMLAVATDTIGNLGRLFTDELEEIDDGPIEAIRSTGASRVQVINFGMLSQVSSSFVAWTLYILEINTRIAISLGVVGAGGLGQYIQQNLNLFNSFRAGAGLVTLLILVLSIELLSSRLRARLRPSEHDAKGLVQSIRELGDPDRWLGRTTD from the coding sequence ATGAGCACAGATACACTCGATGAGATCCTTTCTCGAATAGAGCGTGCAGTTCTCATTCGTCGTATATTCTGGAGTATCGCGGTTACACTTGCTGTCGGTGCTGTCTACTTTGGGACTGGATTTCTCGGTGCTCGCCCTGTGCCTGAACTTATTCGCTTTGCACAGTTTGAGTTCTTTGCTGCTGAACTTATCAAATATGTACAGCCAAATTTCGTTGATTTGACATTTTATACACAGAATAATAATATCAGCGGTCTTGCTGCGATTATTGCAAGTGTGACTCACCCTGGATCAATCGTCACAACAATTAGTTCACTCCGGAGTAGTCTCATCATTTCTGCAGTCGTAATGACACTAACGATTGGTGCGGTCGGAACAATACTCGGATTCCCATTTGCTCTCTTCTTTGGTGTCCTTGGGTCGGAGCGTGTCACCCCGTTTCCGTTTAATTTTGTGTTTCGAGGAGTAATGTCGGCAATTCGAGCGATCCCAGCACTTGTCTGGGTATTTATCTATGCCGCGCTTGTGCCACTTTCACCATTAACAGCAATGCTTGCCGTCGCAACGGATACTATTGGTAACCTTGGTCGATTATTTACAGATGAGCTCGAAGAGATCGATGACGGACCGATTGAGGCAATCCGATCCACCGGTGCTTCCCGAGTTCAGGTAATAAACTTTGGAATGTTATCACAGGTGTCATCATCGTTTGTCGCCTGGACATTGTATATTCTTGAAATCAATACTCGAATCGCAATCTCATTGGGTGTTGTAGGGGCTGGTGGACTCGGACAGTATATACAACAAAATCTCAATCTGTTCAATTCATTCCGTGCTGGAGCCGGGCTTGTGACTCTTCTCATACTTGTTCTTTCAATCGAACTACTCTCATCGCGGCTTCGTGCCCGACTCCGTCCGTCCGAGCACGATGCAAAGGGATTGGTCCAATCAATTCGCGAGCTTGGTGATCCTGACCGGTGGCTTGGGCGAACAACTGACTGA
- a CDS encoding phosphonate ABC transporter ATP-binding protein — translation MPHISLQNVTKLFGEDTIALDDVSIEITAGEFVVILGPSGAGKSTLLRILNGLTEPTTGTAQIGGSPVSESGSDVGMVFQMHYLIESLSAYRNALTGALSRTTNLKSILTLNQTDDKRAALRALDTVGLLKDAEQRAGTMSGGQKQRVGIARALVQNPSLLLADEPVSSLDPKAARDVMRYMKQAARERELTTVASLHQVNIAREFGDRFIGVRDGTVIFDGSRAELSMDVIDDLYYAGSESTPVSHGDIEGQGEGLTKPDDTSVSSDMETTSGRDHSTGTDTDTDTETDTGEAQL, via the coding sequence ATGCCACATATCTCACTGCAGAATGTTACAAAATTGTTTGGTGAAGACACAATTGCACTCGATGACGTTTCAATTGAAATTACCGCAGGTGAATTTGTTGTCATTCTTGGACCATCTGGCGCTGGAAAGTCAACACTGCTTCGAATTCTAAATGGGTTGACAGAACCAACGACGGGAACCGCCCAGATTGGTGGTTCTCCTGTTTCAGAGTCTGGTAGTGATGTGGGTATGGTGTTTCAGATGCACTATCTTATTGAGTCGCTATCGGCGTATCGGAATGCACTGACAGGCGCACTTTCACGGACAACCAATTTAAAGAGTATTCTCACACTCAATCAAACAGATGATAAACGTGCTGCACTTCGTGCGCTTGACACAGTTGGGCTTCTTAAAGATGCAGAACAACGCGCAGGAACGATGTCTGGCGGACAAAAGCAGCGCGTTGGGATTGCCCGAGCACTCGTGCAAAATCCATCATTGCTTTTAGCCGATGAACCTGTCTCAAGTCTTGATCCAAAAGCAGCCCGAGATGTGATGAGATATATGAAACAAGCCGCACGTGAGCGCGAACTCACAACAGTCGCAAGCCTTCATCAGGTCAATATTGCCCGTGAATTTGGAGATCGATTTATTGGTGTTCGTGATGGAACAGTCATCTTTGATGGATCCCGTGCGGAATTGTCAATGGATGTTATCGATGATCTATATTATGCTGGTTCTGAGAGTACTCCTGTCAGTCACGGAGATATCGAAGGTCAAGGGGAGGGATTGACCAAACCAGATGATACCAGCGTATCCTCCGATATGGAGACCACTTCCGGTCGTGACCATAGCACTGGCACTGACACTGACACTGATACTGAAACCGATACTGGGGAGGCACAGTTATGA
- a CDS encoding phosphate/phosphite/phosphonate ABC transporter substrate-binding protein produces MSSRRRFLQGIGAVSTVGLVAGCTGSTNNSNNNTDSADQTTATTTSDSVPFDDNRATFYMSPSEPQQLMEAQYAPVRTTLENELPVETATLRYAAGYSAVLQSLAGGTGDIAETGPFAAALGVDNDRCNIILQRYGYGSWTYASVIATREDSSIESLSDLENERVAFADRLSASGALYPLFMLKQAGLSIGNLPTDTGDASFTPQFSSHAEAFAALERGQVAAAGVGKFITLDDNRELKDGFRYVETTTDIPRAPIVVSPELSADEQTAVKDALLTASESIYFGEDGESDTEDDLWFSDVREADDDTYQPVVEVASELGVTTDLLDS; encoded by the coding sequence ATGTCGTCTCGACGCAGGTTCCTCCAAGGTATTGGTGCAGTCAGCACAGTCGGTCTTGTAGCCGGATGCACTGGGTCAACCAACAATAGCAATAACAATACCGACAGTGCCGATCAAACAACAGCCACAACAACGTCAGACTCAGTTCCTTTCGATGACAATCGGGCAACGTTCTACATGTCACCGAGTGAACCACAACAACTGATGGAAGCACAGTATGCCCCAGTCAGGACCACTCTCGAAAATGAGCTTCCGGTTGAAACTGCAACGCTTCGATATGCAGCGGGATACAGTGCCGTTCTCCAAAGTCTCGCCGGAGGAACTGGAGATATCGCTGAGACTGGACCGTTCGCTGCAGCACTCGGCGTTGATAATGATCGATGTAATATCATTTTACAGCGGTATGGTTATGGGTCATGGACATATGCATCGGTTATTGCAACGCGAGAAGATTCTTCGATAGAATCACTCTCTGATCTTGAAAATGAGCGAGTTGCGTTTGCAGACCGGTTATCGGCTTCTGGTGCATTATATCCATTATTCATGCTTAAACAAGCTGGATTAAGCATTGGAAACCTTCCAACCGATACCGGGGATGCATCGTTTACCCCGCAATTCTCAAGTCATGCGGAGGCATTTGCTGCGCTTGAGCGAGGACAGGTTGCTGCTGCTGGTGTTGGGAAGTTTATTACACTCGATGATAACCGTGAGTTGAAGGATGGTTTTCGATATGTTGAAACAACGACTGACATCCCTCGAGCACCAATCGTTGTGAGTCCAGAACTCTCAGCAGACGAACAAACGGCTGTGAAAGATGCATTACTCACTGCCAGTGAGTCGATATACTTCGGCGAAGATGGAGAGTCAGATACCGAAGATGACCTGTGGTTTAGTGATGTACGTGAAGCAGATGATGATACATATCAGCCAGTTGTTGAGGTGGCAAGTGAACTTGGTGTTACTACCGATCTTCTTGACTCTTAA